The genomic DNA GGCGTTATGCAGAAACTCTTCTCCCAACAAATCCGCTTCACCCAATCCGATGGCTCCCCCTTCCCAAATTGGGAAGAGAAGAAGTTAGGGAAAGTAATTGAGTTAATATCAGGCAGGCATCTCGCCCCTGATGAATATCAAACGGGGAAGGGCAAAATTCCATACTTCACAGGTCCTTCTGATTTTACAAACAATTTTTTAGAACTCACTAAATGGGCTATTATTCCTGCTCAAACAGGAAAAAGTGGTGATATTTTAATTACAGTTAAGGGAAACGGAGTTGGAGAAATGCTATTTCTGCAATTGAATGAAGTTGCAATTGGTCGCCAACTAATGTCAATACGCCCAACCCGAGTTAATGGTGCGATGCTTTACCAGAAGCTATTTAATTATCGAAAAACATTACAAGCACTTGCAGCAGGAAATATTATTCCAGGATTATCAAGGGGAGACCTTTTAAATCTGAATTTTTTTTTGCCGTCGATCAGTGAACAAGAAAAAATAGCTAATTTTCTAACTACAATCGACCGCAAAATCGAAGCACTCTCCCGCCAAATCGAGCAAACCGAAAAATTCAAAAAAGGCTTACTCCAAAAACTATTTGTGTAGTTATTAAAATCAAGGCTCAATCTATGGAAAAAGTCATTCACAAAACCACAACTAAACAACAAACCAGTGACTTTCACTACTGGCAAAATCAGCCACCCCTTAAACGTCTCGAAGCCCTAGAACAAATTCGCCGAGAATACCACCAATATAAATACAATGCTGAACCCAGACTTCAAAGAATTTATACAATTATTAAACGCCAATCAAGTTAAATATCTGATTATTGGTGGTTATGCCGTCGCCATTCATGGACACCCCCGCTACACCAAAGATATAGATATTTGGGTAGAGATGTCACCAGAAAACGCCGATAAACTCATAACTGCCCTCGATCAATTTGGTTTTGGTAGCCTTGGCTTATCTGCCCAAGACTTTCAAACCCCCAACCAAATCATTAAATGTTTATTTGAAGAAGTGAACAGGGAACAGGGAATAAAATAAAAGTATTACCTATTACCCAAAGAAAATGATCGCAGCCAAAGACAACGCCCCCCGCCTAACCCCCGAAGAATACTTTATTTGGGAAGAACAGCAACTAAAAAAACACGAATATATCAACGGTGAAGTTTACGCCATGACTGGCGGTAGCATCAATCACGGGCGTATCGGTATCCGCTTCACCGCCATGTTCGACAGCCACTTAGAAAATACAGGCTGCATCACTGGTAACTCTGATGTCAAGCTCAATATTTTTGGCAGTAATAATTATACCTACCCAGATGCCAGCGTCACTTGCGACGATCGCGACAAAACCACAACCCAATATATTACCTACCCCTGCTTAATCGTCGAAGTCCTCTCCGCTAGTACCGAAGCCTACGACAGAGGCGGCAAATTCCGAATGTACCGCCAAAACCCAGCCTTAATCGATTACCTCCTAGTCAGTTCCACCAGCATCGAAATCGACCTGTATCACAAAAACGACGCAGGCGATTGGTTGATTATCAACTACAAATCAGGTGACACAATCGAACTCAAAAGCATTAACCTCAATTTTCCCATTGAACAAGTCTATCGCGGTTTAACCCTTGAACCAGGGAATGGGGAATAGAATCAAAGCATTACCTACTATCCATTACTTAACGCCCAATATGCTAACCCTCGAAACCGTAATCCAAAAAATCCAACAACTCCCCCCTGAACAACAAAATAAAGTCATTGAGTTTATTGAATTCTTGGAATTTCAAGCGAGCCGCACCCTTGCGCCGCAAACACCCACTGCACCAGAAACCGCCGAAACATCGTTTGCCGACGCGACTAAAGAATTTATCGGCTGCCTTGATAGCGATCTCGAAGACCTCTCCCATAATCCTAGATATCTAGAAGAATTCGGTAGATGATGACTAGAGCTACCATCCTAGATACAGGAGTCTTAATTGCCTACCTCATGCCCAAAGATAAATTCCACACTTGGGCAGTTTCCCAACTCTCTCAAATCAGCACCCCTGTCTTAACCAATGAAGCTGTAATTACAGAAGCCTGTTTCCTCGCCCAAAGGATTCACAACGGACAAGAAACTATTCTAAAACTTATTAAGCAAGGTCATATCATTATTCCTTTCAACCTCAGTCAAGAAATTGAAGCCATAGAAAACCTAATGAAACGCTATGCTTCAGTGCCAATGTCTCTCGCCGATGCTTGTTTAGTCAGAATGAGCGAAATGTACGAAAATAGCCAAATCCTAACCCTAGATAGCGACTTTACCATTTATCGAAAGCAGCGCAATCAAAGGATTCCCGCGATCGTGCCCAACGAGAATTAAGCTATGACCCAATCTGAAGCCGAACTAGAACAACAGCTAATTGATCGCCTCACGGGATTAGGCTACGAACCTGTCACCCTTCGCAATGCCGAAGACCTGAAAGCCAACCTCAAAACCCAACTAGAGAAACATAACCACATCAAACTCAGCGACACAGAGTTTAAAAGCGTCCTCAATCACCTCGATAAAGGCAATGTGTTCGATCGCGCCAAGCGCCTACGCGATAAAATGGAACTCAGGCGCGACGATGGCAACACCTTTTATCTAGAATTCCTCAACACCGAACATTGGTGCCAAAACCAATATCAAGTCACGAACCAGATTACCCAGCAAGGCAAATACAAAAATCGCTACGACGTAACCCTGCTAATTAACGGCTTGCCCCTCGTGCAAATTGAACTGAAGCGCCGAGGACTGGAACTTAAAGAAGCCTTTAACCAAATCAACCGTTACCAACGCCATTCCTACGGTGCAGACAATGGACTGTTTCAGTATATCCAAATTTTTGTCATCTCCAACGGTGTTAATACCCGCTACTATGCCAACAACCGCAAACAAGAATTTAAACAAACGTTCTATTGGGCAGACCAAGAAAATAACCTCATAACCCAACTGGAAGACTTCGCCGACAGCTTTTTGGAGAAATGCCACGTCTCCAAAATGATCTGCAAATACATTGTCCTGCACGAATCTGACAAAGTGCTGATGGTGCTGCGTCCTTACCAATACTACGCAGTAGAAGCAATTATTGAGCGCGTTAAAAACACCGACAAAAACGGCTATATTTGGCATACCACCGGATCGGGCAAGACCCTCACCAGCTTCAAAGCTGCCCAAATCCTCACTCAATTTCCCAAAGTGCATAAAGTGCTGTTTGTCGTCGATCGCGCTGACCTCGACTACCAAACCAGCAAGGAATTTAATTATTTCAGTCCTAATTGCGTAGACACTACCGACAACACCAAACAACTGGTAGAACAAATGGCTGGGGATAACCCCCTCATTGTCACCACGATTCAGAAACTCAACCGTGCGATAAAATCCCAACGCCATGAAGCCGCTATGGAGAGTTTGAAAGATAAGCGCATTGTGTTTATCTTTGATGAATGCCACCGTTCCCAATTTGGCGAAACTCATAAAAATATCGTTAAATTCTTTCCCCAAGCCCAGATGTTCGGCTTTACCGGAACTCCCATCTTTGCCGATAACGCTGCCGGTAATCAACACGGTAAACGCACCACCAAAGACCTATTCCAAGAATGTCTGCATAAATATGTCATTACTAATGCGATCGCTGATGAAAATGTTCTGAAATTTTCCGTCGAGTATTGGGGCAAACTCAAACGCAAAGATGGAACACTCATTACAGAACCAAAATTAGACCGCGATTTCTTTGAAAATCCCGACCGAATTTCACTGATTGTTGATTGGATTATTGCCAACCATAACCGTAAAACCCACGGCAGAAAATTCTCTGCTATGCTCTGCGTCAGTAACGTAGATACCCTAATCACTTATTACGAAACATTTAAAAATAAACAGAAACAGGGATTACATGACCTACGAGTTATTACTATTTTTACCCCCAGCGATAACGAAGAAGACGAAGACGCAAACGGCTTAATTGGAGAACCTGATTTCAATATCAGCACAGATAAGAGCAGCAGTAGCCATAGCCGCGACAAATTGAATGAATTTATCGCGGACTATAACCAGATGTACCAAACCCAACATTCAGCCAAAGATAGTCAGGCTTTTTATGCCTATTACAAAGATATTTCCAAACGAATGAAGGATAGGGATCGGGAAAACTTTCAGGACGCAGAACGTGCTGATATTCTGTTAGTTGTCAATATGTTTCTGACGGGTTTTGATGTTAAAAAACTCAATACGCTCTACGTCGATAAAAATCTGAAGTATCACGGGTTAATTCAAGCATACTCCCGTACTAATCGCATTTTGAGCGAACTTAAATCTCAGGGAAATATTGTTTGCTTTCGCAATCTTAAGGAAAATACCGATCGAGCCGTTGCCCTCTTTTCCGATCCCAACGCTAACGAACAAATTTTTATTGAACCCTACGAATACTACATTGAGGAATTTAATAAAGGCGTGCAAGAACTGAGAGCGATCGCCACTATTCCTAACGATGTCAATAAATTGATTAGTGAAGACGACCAAGTTGAGTTTGTTAAAGCCTTTCGTAATCTCATTCGCTCATTGAATGTCAGTAAGTCATTCACCCAATTTAGTTTTTCCGATTTAAACCTAGATGAACAAACCTTTGAGGATTACAAGAGCAAGTATCTAGACATCTACGACAGAACAAGAAATCGGAGAGACGATGAGCCGGAATCCCCTGTCGAAGAGGTCGATTTTGAACTGGAACTCATTCAGCGCGACGAAATTAATGTCTCCTATATTCTCAAGCTACTGGCTAACCTCCAGCGCGAGCAGCAAGTGGATGTTGCTTCAGAGGAGTACCAGACCCAAAAAGCTACTATCCTTGAAATCATTAGCCAAGAAGCCCAACTACGGAATAAGCGGGATCTACTGGAGAAATTCATTGAAGAACGGCTTCCTACCCTTGAACCGGAAGAGGAAATCGAAACCGTCTTCCAGAAGTTCTGGAGTCAGGAACGAATTGCTACAATTCAGCACCTCTGCCAGGAGGAGAACCTGAAGATCGATATTGTTCAGCAAATGATTGCTGACTATAAATTCTCTGGGAAAGAGCCGCTCCGAGAAACCGTGCTGAGTGCTTGCAACGAAAAACCCAAATTGTTGGATCGCAAAAAAGTCTTCGATCGAGTCGTGTCGAAATTGCTCGACATCGTTAACAAGTTCGATGACGCGATCGGTGAGATGGAGGAAGAAGATTGACACTCCCCGTCCTAAAGGAGCGGGGATTCCTGATTCAGCGAGACAACTTACCAAGTAGACTTGCATCTACTTGACAGAGGTCGAACTCTCCACAGGCGTTAATTTGGGTATGCCCTACCCTATGCAAGACCGCTTGCTAAGATATTTAATGCTGCATTGTGGTCGCGGTCTAACACAGTGCCGCAATGCTCACAACGATGCGTTCGTTGACTCAGTGTTTTAACAACTTTCTTGCCGCAATTCGAGCAATTTTGACTTGTATATTGTGGTGGCACTGCAATAGTGACCTTACCAAACACCCTACCAAAATACTCAACCCAGTCTCGGAACATTGACCAACTCGCATCACCGATCGACTTAGCTAGCTTGTGATTCTTGACCATGTTCCGCACCTGCAAGTCTTCGTAGGCAATCAGGTCGTTAGACCGAACTACGCACCTTGCCGTCTTAATGGCAAAGTCTTTACGCTGCCTACTTACCTGCAAATGCTTCTTAGCTAACCGCTTTATAGCCTTTCTGCGATTGGCAGACCCTTTCTTCCGCTTAGAAACGTTGCGCTGCAACTTTTTAAGTTGACGCTCTGTTTTTCTAAGGAATTTGGGATTCTCGACAACCTCACCATTACTATCGGTATAGAAATGGTTGAGTCCCACATCTAAGCCGATAGTGGTTTTTGAGGGGTCGATCTTTTCTCTGCGATCTACTTCGACGCAAATTTGAGCATAATAACCGTCGGCACGACGCACCAGTCTGATGCGTTTAATCTGCTCGATCGGGTAGAAGTTCAGATCGCGACTGCCGATTAATTTGAGTCTGCCGATTTTGAAGCCATCGGTCAAAGTTAGGTATTTCCTGTCTTCGCTAAGCTTCCATCCTGTTTGCTTGTATTCAACAGAATGACCGCGCTTTTTGAATCTCGGAAAGCCCTTTTTGCCGGGTACTTTCTTTTTGCAATTTTCAAAAAATCGACGAATGGCAGACCACGCCCTTTCTGCACTGGCTTGTCTTGCTTGAGAGTTGAGCTTTTTAGCAAACTCAAATTCTTTAGCAAGCACGGCGCAGTATTTGTTGAGATCGTATTTATCGCTCCCTTTTACGTCCATCCACAGCCTTAAAGCTTTATTACGCACAAAAAGAGCAGTACGGATTGCCTCATCAATGAGGTTGTACTGCTCTTTTTTGCCTTTTAGTTTTGCTTCGAGGACTAGCATAGAGAAAAGGGAAGCTTATAACGAGAATCCTAGCATAATAGGATAGATTAATGCAAAGCCGCCCTGGAAGCGATGCACTGCGATGTCCTGAGCTTGCCGAAGGGAGCCTGTCGAAGTGGGCGGGGTCTTAGACCCAAGTTTTTTGATAAATAATAAATAATGAATATTGGGCAGGTAGCGCTATATCGCGCGCTGAGAGTGACAGCCAGCTTTAGCTTGCAGGTGTTTATAAGGATTTGAGCGATCGCGTCGGAGGGGAGGCAATTGCTTGTACCATTGAAAGAGACAAGGGACGGGTTGAGTCGATCGCGTTTGTATCGTCGCACCCACCTCAAAGCCGCACCCGCCCCTACTCTTGCTACTGCTATCGGGGCGAAAAGCGCGTTGTCGAAAGGCTTTGAGTAGGTTTTATCTCACGGAACTGCACTAAACCATGAAAGCCAAAGACGTACAAGTATATCCCATTACGACCGATACGCGAGTGTTGCGATCGCGCACCTGGGATCGCCTCAAGTTTGAGATAGAATATGCCCTCCAACGCGGTACAACCGCCAATTCCTATCTGATCCAAGCCGATAAAATCGCGCTGTTTGACCCTCCCGGCGAATCCTTCACAAAGATATTTATCGAAGCCCTCCAAAAACGCATCGACCCGAAAACCATCGATTATATTATCCTCGGTCACGTCAACCCCAACCGAGCGACCACTTTACAAGCCTTACTCGAAATTGCCCCCCAAATTACCTTTGTCACCTCCAACCCCGGGGCGATTTCGCTTAAAAAAATTCTTGAAGATTTAACCCTTCACATCAAAGTCGTTAAAGGCGATGAAACCCTAGATTTAGGGCAAGGACACAACCTCGAATTTATTCTCACACCCAATCCACGCTGGCCGGATCGGATGTGTACCTACGACCCGAAAACGAAAATCCTATTTACCGATAAACTCTTTGGGGCGCACGTTTGCGGCGATCAAGTTTTCGATGAAGGCTGGACGGTATACGACGAAGACCGGCGCTATTATTTCGATTGTCTCATGGCTCCGAGTGCCAGCCAAACTGAAGCCGCATTAGAAAAACTCGGCGAAAAGGAAGCGACGCTGTATGCAACGGGTCACGGGCCTCTAGTACGCTATGGTTTGAGCGAACTCACCCACGCTTACAAACAATGGGTGCAACAGCAGAAAGAAAGTAAGGCGAGAGTGGCAGTGATTTATGCTTCGGCTTATGGAAGTACCGCAACTTTAGCCAACGCGATCGCGCGCGGCATTACTAAGGCGGGCGTGGCGGTAGAATCGATCAACTGCGAGTTTGCCGAACCCGAGGAAATCAAAAACGCCGTCGAAGTTGCCGATGGTTTTATTATGGGATCTCCGACGCTGGGCGGTCATGCCCCAACTCCGATTCAAACCGCTTTGGGGATCGTGCTGGCTACCGCCGATAAAAATAAATTGTATGGCGTATTTGGTTCTTACGGCTGGAGCGGCGAAGCGATCGACTTGCTCGAGCAAAAGTTTACTGATGCGGGCTACCGTCAGGGATTCGACCCGATCCGCGTTAAATTTAAACCCAATGAAGTGACGCTGCAATATTGCGAGGAAGCGGGGACGGACTTCGCCCAAGTCCTCAAGCGCAAGCAGAAAAAACGTGCGATTAAACAGCCCGTCGGCGATTCCCAAGCCGACAGAACCGAACAAGCGGCGGGGCGCATCGTGGGTTCGCTGTGCGTGGTGACGACGCACCAAGGCGATCTCAGCAATGCGATGCTGGCTTCTTGGGTATCGCAGGCGACGTTTTCGCCGCCCGGATTGACTGTTGCTGTGGCTAAGGAACGCGCGATCGAATCAATGCTGCATTCCGGCGCGCCTTTCGTTCTGAATATTCTGCCGGAAGGAAACGCGCAATTGAAAAAACAGTTTGCAAAAAATTATGCCCCCGGACAAGATCGCTTTGATACCATTGAGACGGAAACGGCTGAGAATGGCTGTCCGGTGCTGAAAGGAACGCTCGCTTACTTGGAATGCGAAGTGAGTAACCGCATGGAGTGCGGCGATCATTGGTTGCTGTACGCGATCGCTTCAAAAGGTCAAGTCTTCGATAATGATGGCTTAACCGCCGTCCACCACCGCAAGTCGGGGAGTTATTATTAGAGCGAGTTTGCTCAATCGGCGAGCAATAACGATTGACAATAGGAGCGTTAAATGCTATAGGGGGTTGTTGATTAAAGCATTAAACCCATAAATTTCTCGCGTTCCCGCGATCGCGACGAGTTCGATTTCTTTCTCGTCGCCCGGTTCAAAGCGAATCGCCGTACCCGAAGGAATATTAAGGCGCATTCCTTTCGTTGCGTCGCGATCGAATTCTAAAGCAGGATTGACTTCATAAAAGTGAAAATGAGAGCCAACTTGAATGGGGCGATCGCCAGTATTCGCAACGGTTATTTTTCTCGTTTCGCGTCCGGCGTTAAGTTCGATTGCGCCTTCTTGAGGGAAAATTTCTCCAGGAATCATGTTGAGTTAATAGGGGAGAGGGGTTACAAAAAGTTAGAAAATAAAACTATTGAATCGGATTGTGAACGGTGACGAGTTTAGTTCCGTCGGGAAAAGTCGCCTCAACTTGTACTTCGTGAATCATTTCTGCGATTCCATCCATCACATCATCGCGAGTTAATAAAGTTGCGCCATCCGCCATTAATTCTGCAACGGTTTTTCCCTCTCTCGCTCCTTCTAAAATAGCAGCACTGATATAAGCCATCGCTTCGGGATAGTTAAGTTTCAATCCTTTAGCTTTGCGTCTTTCGGCTAACAGAGCAGCCGTGAAAACGAGCAGTTTATCTTTTTCTTGAGGAGTGAGTTGCATAAAAGAATTTGTGGCTAGTAATTCGTAATTTTTGGTGCGTAATTGGTAATGGAAAATTGGGAAGACGAAATAGAGAATCAATTAAGAGCTATTGCCAAACGCGAGGTAAGATCGGAGAACTTTGGGCATTGGCAAGGCGCAAGAGTCGCCAAACTTCTATAAACCATTTCCTAACTTCGGCGGTTGAATCGCCTCGGTATCGACAGAGCAATCCGCCTGCTTGAGTGCGGGTTGCGCCAAACTGTCCGGCTTGAGATTTCTTTTGGATAATACCAGAGTCGATGAGATTTCTCACGCGCGCTAGCAATTCTTCAGAGACGGGTTTGCCGATGTAAATCAAGCTGCCGACGAGGGGATATCCGGCGAGGGCGTTAGCGCTGGTGCAGTTTTCTTCGCTCCCTTGAAGGCGCTGGCGATCGATCCAGAGAGGTTTTCCTTGCTGCCAAATTTCAAAACGCGATCGCCATTCGCCGTGCAAAAATCGCTCGTTGCGGGCGCTGCGTCCAAAGCGGGCGATCTCCCAACCCAGAAAACTCGCTCCCGGCGCGAGTTCGACGCGCGTCTGCTGTTGGTAATCTGCCCCCTCAAAAAGAATGGTTTCCGGTGGCAACCATTCCAAACTCGCTTCGGGTTCGAGGTTAAACGCTGTGGTGTAGCGGGCGAGTTGACCGTTGCTGCGATAGACTTTGGTAGCAGCGGGCGCAGTGATGAGGGCGCGGCTGTGGGGGAGGAGGTGGATAGTCGCAGAAAGGCGATCGCCCCCGACAATGCCCCCCGCTGTGTGTAACATAACCGTATGGCACACTTGCGGCCCTTCGGGGTAAAAAGGACGCTGCACTTTTAAGGGCGCTCGAGCGTAGGCGCGGGCGATGCGCGTTGCATCGTCGCAATGGCGGTAAACCAGATCGAGACAACCTTGCCAGCCTGATAGCTCGTCACTCATAATTTATTTACGATTTATTTATAGAATTGGAGAATTTCCAATTTATCACCCAAAACTCGCTCATTTATAATTCATTTTGTAGTGGAATCTCAAACTGAAAAAACGATCCTTCCCGTCATTGGTTGGCGGGAGTTTTTATCGCTTCCCGAACTGGGAATCGACAAAATAAAAGCCAAAATCGACACGGGGGCGCGTTCTTCAGCTTTACACGCCTTTGATATCGAACATTTTGAACGAGATGGAGTTCCGAGCGTGCGTTTTAAAGTCCATCCCGAGCAGCGCAATGGTAACGTTACCGCGATCGCGGAAGCCCCGCTTTTAGACGAGCGCCACGTTCGCAATTCGGGCGGACAGACGCAAATGCGCCCGGTGATTCAAACGACGATTGGACTGGGGGAAAGACGTTGGGCGATCGAATTGACGCTTACCAATCGAGATGCAATGGGTTTTAGAATGCTCTTAGGACGGCAAGGAATACGTCGGCAGTTTTGGGTCGATGCGGGACGTTCCTTCCTCTGGAGCAGTGGGAAAGAAGTTTAACTTTATTAAAAAAGTACGATGAAAATTGCCATCTTATCTCAAGATGCGTCTCTCTACTCGACTAAGCGGCTTTTAGATGCCGGAGAGAAGCAGGGACACGAAATGCGCGCGATTAACTATTTGCGCTGTTATATGAATATAACGTCCCACAAGCCGACGATTATGTATCAAGGCAAACCGTTAGAAGATTTTGATGCAGTTATCCCGCGTATTGGAGCCTCGAGAACGTTTTACGGGACGGCAGTGGTGAGACAGTTTGAGGTGATGGGGGTATTCAGTACGAATGACTCGCAGGCAATTTCGCGATCGCGCGATAAGTTGCGCTGCCTGCAAATCCTTGCTCGTAAAGGCATCGGACTGCCGGTTACGGGTTTTGCCCACGCCACAGAAGATATCGACGGTTTAATCGAAACAGTGGGCGGTGCGCCTTTGGTGATTAAATTGTTAGAAGGAACTCAAGGAATTGGGGTGGTTTTAGCGGAAACGCAGCAAGCAGCAAAGTCAGTGATCGAAGCCTTTCGCGGTTTGGATGCCAATATTTTGGTGCAAGAATATATCAAGGAAGCGGGAGGGGCAGATTTGCGCTGTTTCGTTGTCGGTGATAAGGTTGTAGCGGCAATGAAACGCCAGGGCGCGCCGGGAGAATTTCGCTCGAACTTGCATCGCGGCGGCAAAGCGGAGAAAGTCAAGCTAACGCCAGAGGAACGCAGTACGGCCGTGCGATCGGCTAAAGCAATGGGACTGCGCGTGGCGGGAGTAGACTTGTTGCGCTCCAATCACGGTCCAGTGGTTATGGAAGTGAACTCTTCCCCCGGACTGGAGGGAATTGAAAAGGCGACGGGGGTTGATGTGGCAGGGAAGACGATCGAGTTTGTGGCAAAAAGTGCAGCCGAGGCGAAAAACCGCGCGCCGCTCGATCGCGTTCAATATTAGCGATAAGGAGATAGCAAGCGACGAGTGACGGGAGAAAAAGTAGGGGAGAATCGCTCCGAAGAGGGAGGCAATAGGCTCGTTATTGCGGGTCGCGCGATCGCCCCCGGACGGCGCTACCGCTTAGAAATTCCCGTCGCTTCCCTGCCGACGCAAACTTTACTCTCTCTACCCGTTATCGTCATCAACGGTTGCGAACCCGGGCCGAGGTTATGGTTGAGCGCTGCGATTCACGGCGATGAAATTAACGGCGTAGAAATTATTCACCAAGTTTTGCAGCACGTCCGACCGGAAAATCTGCGCGGTACGCTGATTGCCGTTCCCATCGTTAATGTTTTTGGTTTTATCGCTCAATCTCGCTATCTCCCCGATCGCCGGGATCTCAATCGTTGCTTTCCCGGTTCGCCGACGGGTTCCCTCGCTTCCCGTCTCGCTCACCTGTTTATGACAGAAGTTGTCCGCCACAGTACCCACGGGATCGATCTGCATACAGCCTCCGATCGCCGCACGAATTTACCTCAGATTCGCGCCAATATTGAAGATGAGGAAACCCATCGCTGTGCGAGGGCCTTCAGCGCGCCCGTAACGCTACACGCCACCATTCGCGATGGTTCCTTGCGCCAAGCCGCCGCCCAGCGCAATATTCCGACCCTCCTCTACGAAGCGGGCGAAATTCTCCGCTTCGATCCCGAATCGATTCGCATTGGGGTTGAAGGCATTTTGCGCGTGATGGCTCACCTGCAAATGCACGATTCTTTTATTTTGTCAACCCCCGTATCGACGGTGGAAATCGTCGCCTCGAAATGGATTCGCGCTTCTCGTAGCGGTATTTTGCACGTCAAAGTCGCGTTAGGCGAACGAGTCCAGAAAAAGCAACTGCTGGGGAAGATTACCGATGCGTTTAGCGAACGCACGACTCATGTACGCGCGCCCTTCGTTGGAATTGTCATCGGGTTTTGCCATAATCCCCTCGTCAATCAGGGAGACGGCGTTTTTCACCTCGGCGCGATCGGCTCGACCGAGAAAGCGATGGAGTGACGCTATAATTAAAGATTCACGCTCTCGCGAGTTTTAAAATCGAATCCTGGGATTGAGATGGGCGAAAAAGACGACGGGTTTAAAATTATTAGCGATAATCGTCAAGCGCGTTACCTCTACGAAATTCTCGAAACCTACGAGGCGGGAATTGAGTTGGTGGGAACGGAAGTGAAATCGATTCGCGCCGGACGGGTGAATTTGCGGGATGCTTACGGATTAATTCGCAATGGCGAAGCATGGCTGTTGAACGGGCATATTTCCCCCTATCAAGCCAGTGGCGATTATTTTAACCACGATCCGCGCCGCACGCGCAAGTTATTGTTAAAGCGCAAGGAAATTAGCAAGTTAGTCGGACAGTTGGAACAGCAAGGTTTAACGCTGGTTCCGTTGAAGATGTATTTTAAGCGCGGTTGGGTGAAGGTGAGTTTGGGCTTAGGGCGCGGCAAGAAATTGCACGATAAGCGCGAGGCGATTAAGGAACGCGATGATAAGCGACAAATGCAGCGCGCGCTCAAACAGTTTTAACTTTTGAGGGGATTTTGGGAATTAAATCACTCTGAAAAAAGTAAAATCGCTGTCGAATTCCGAAAGGTAGGCTTACACTCGGATGGCTCAATCTGGCTTTGTAAATAGCTTGCTAACAACTACAGCTATTTACGGCTTTTCCAGTATCCAGGTTTTCGGCTACAATGCATCACTGCCAAAATCAGAATGTAGTCTTGCTCGATTGTATAGAGAATCCCATAGGGAAATTTGCGCGTCATACATCGCCGAATATCCTCATCAATCGCGATATAACGAGTAGGCGATTCTCTAATCCGATAAACTGCATCCTCAATAGCATTGATAAATGCCTGCGCCAACTCAACCCGCTGTTCTAAATAGTATTGAACAGCCTCA from Oscillatoria sp. FACHB-1406 includes the following:
- a CDS encoding type II toxin-antitoxin system RelE/ParE family toxin, translated to MRYVFHTEALTEYAEAVQYYLEQRVELAQAFINAIEDAVYRIRESPTRYIAIDEDIRRCMTRKFPYGILYTIEQDYILILAVMHCSRKPGYWKSRK